CATTGTCCAGTCTTTAACTCTTTGACCATTGGTGAtattttaaacatgataaaaaggaaaaagaacccATCTTTTTTATTCCTTTAGTTGGCCATGTCAAGAATGCAAGGGAGAGAACTTGTTCTCCATTCTTGACATTTCCCTCCCAAAATTTCCTAAATATCTcaccattttatctttaatttcttaCAAAAGTACCttaccttccttcttcactgtTTCTATAATCTTCTTCATTAACCACACCTAGGATCAGAGGCGATAGGGGTgttcagtcggttaaccgaccggttaatCGACCTGAAATTGttaaaaccgaattaaccaaccTCCCAAattttttaaccgttaactgaacccaaatttttttaaaataattaaccgaaccaaaatttttttcggttaataaggtcggttaaccgaattaactaaaaaatatgtGTTGTccatttttggttaaaaattacccgaattaccagAATTACCCGAAAATTACTCGAATTACCcgaaaattacccgaattacccgaaaattacccgaattacccgaaaattacccaaattacccgaattacccgaattaaatcactacataattaaaagcATTACATAAATCTTtaaatcactacataattaaaaatattacataagtctttgaatcactacataattaaaaacattacataagtcttgaattaacacataattgacATGTAAGTTTTAATATTCTCTATTTATATCCATTTCATCTCTCCAAAATATCTCCATttgcattaaacctaaaaaaaacatgagcaaaaatttagcatataatagaaatatacgcatttaaaaaaatcaaataatataaacaaacgaaTAGATTATAAATTAAGAAGAATAAGATAGTAGTAAGCATACCCTTCAACTCACGAAAGCTCATGAATCTAGGGTAGGCTCTAATGCTTTCCAAGAAATGTCTAaacattgaatcaattaaataagtaagagtgatatggtaaaaaaattgaaactattaaaataaaacaataaacataccattttcaatCTTGTCAAGCTCTTGGATTTgttcttcaatcttttttatgTCTTCTTGTGATGATGATCTTTGAATCCAATCTTGAGCACACACAAGAGCTTGtacaattttaggagttaaagaaCTCCTATATTGATCAAGCACACGTCCCCCGGTGCTAAATGCAAACTCTGAAGCAACCGTAGAAACCAGTATAGCTAACACATCTCtggcaatttttgaaaaagtgggAAATCTAGGGCTGTTCACTTTCCAccacaataaaatatcaaaatcttcaaCAAATTCTTCATTAGCCTCAGCTAGATATTTATCCAACTCAGATGTTTTATCCTCACCACAAATTTCCAACTTACGCTTTTTATACAAAGCTTGCATTcgccttttcattttttgttgtggTTCACCAATAGAAACATGTGTTGACACACTCGATTGGCTACAAGTACTATGAATTGGAGGCTTATACTCATCAAACAATTCATACAAAGATTCCTTCAACTTTTGCATCATTTCACAAGCTTTTTCAGAACTAGACATTTCACTAAGTGCAAATTCAAGATACTTTAGTTTTTGTCTAGGATCTAAAACACAAGCAACAAACATAAGCAAATTCATCTTATCAATATCACCCCAATACTTATCATACTTCTCTTTCATCTTGATGGCCATAACATTGAAATCAATATTACTATTTAACTAAGCATCTCGTAAAAGAATATCAATTCGGAAAGCTCATCAAAAAATTTGTTGGACGTGACATATGAAGTGCCAGAGATACGCAAAGTGACTTCATAAAAGTGTTCCAAGAAATCCCTCAAGTTTCTAACATTATCCCAATCATCCACACTAGGCCAACCCTCTCCCC
The sequence above is a segment of the Gossypium raimondii isolate GPD5lz chromosome 4, ASM2569854v1, whole genome shotgun sequence genome. Coding sequences within it:
- the LOC105780869 gene encoding zinc finger BED domain-containing protein RICESLEEPER 3 isoform X1, with product MAIKMKEKYDKYWGDIDKMNLLMFVACVLDPRQKLKYLEFALSEMSSSEKACEMMQKLKESLYELFDEYKPPIHSTCSQSSVSTHVSIGEPQQKMKRRMQALYKKRKLEICGEDKTSELDKYLAEANEEFVEDFDILLWWKVNSPRFPTFSKIARDVLAILVSTVASEFAFSTGGRVLDQYRSSLTPKIVQALVCAQDWIQRSSSQEDIKKIEEQIQELDKIENGLMQMEIFWRDEMDINREY
- the LOC105780869 gene encoding zinc finger BED domain-containing protein RICESLEEPER 3 isoform X2; its protein translation is MAIKMKEKYDKYWGDIDKMNLLMFVACVLDPRQKLKYLEFALSEMSSSEKACEMMQKLKESLYELFDEYKPPIHSTCSQSSVSTHVSIGEPQQKMKRRMQALYKKRKLEICGEDKTSELDKYLAEANEEFVEDFDILLWWKVNSPRFPTFSKIARDVLAILVSTVASEFAFSTGGRVLDQYRSSLTPKIVQALVCAQDWIQRSSSQEDIKKIEEQIQELDKIENDISWKALEPTLDS